From Caldicellulosiruptor hydrothermalis 108, a single genomic window includes:
- a CDS encoding DNRLRE domain-containing protein gives MPEIILRAKLALSVTNYENQNNQVDKRIIFIGRDGKHNFRSLMFFDTSCIPESCTITKAELVLFKIKDFYSTQDKIIKIHALLDYFSFKTTYNNIPAYESFFIEAPIDNSKITAEVNVKDIVVRWVDGSLKNKGIILFLNEDKKSLMAFTSFRFPIRYLRPLLRVEYAMPQIPDIIVSNQTVQIKEQEAILIGTTQVISNSYDTSYILDGTVVAKNEGTNPTQLTLECSNDNLNWIDDVSVILEAGQIKIMVPKYYSKFIRFKANAIGNINIKIRYVYKEFMH, from the coding sequence ATGCCAGAGATTATACTTAGAGCAAAGTTAGCATTATCGGTTACAAACTATGAAAATCAGAACAACCAAGTGGATAAGAGGATAATATTCATAGGAAGGGACGGTAAACATAATTTTAGAAGTCTTATGTTTTTTGACACATCATGTATACCAGAAAGTTGTACAATTACAAAAGCTGAACTGGTTTTATTTAAAATAAAAGATTTTTATTCAACCCAAGATAAAATAATAAAAATACATGCTTTATTAGATTATTTTAGCTTCAAAACAACATATAACAATATACCGGCTTATGAGAGTTTTTTTATTGAAGCACCAATTGATAATAGCAAAATTACAGCTGAAGTTAATGTTAAGGATATTGTTGTAAGATGGGTAGATGGGAGTTTAAAAAACAAAGGTATTATACTTTTTTTGAATGAAGATAAAAAATCGTTAATGGCTTTTACATCGTTTAGATTTCCAATTAGATATTTAAGACCCCTACTGAGGGTTGAATATGCTATGCCACAAATTCCTGATATTATAGTATCTAATCAGACTGTTCAAATTAAAGAACAGGAGGCTATTTTAATAGGGACAACACAAGTTATAAGTAATAGCTACGATACAAGCTATATTTTGGATGGAACAGTAGTTGCTAAAAATGAAGGAACAAATCCGACTCAACTAACTTTAGAATGTAGTAATGATAATTTAAATTGGATTGATGACGTATCAGTGATTTTAGAAGCAGGACAAATCAAAATAATGGTACCAAAATACTATAGCAAATTTATCAGATTCAAGGCAAATGCCATTGGCAATATCAATATTAAGATAAGATATGTGTACAAAGAATTCATGCATTAA
- a CDS encoding IS607 family transposase yields the protein MKAKEVLELLKISRPTLTKYVKEGRIRVTVMPNGFYDYNEEDVYKIFMKGVERKTYIYARVSTPKQKRDLENQIELLKQFCFSNGYKIHGVFSDIASGISFEKRNEFFKMLDDILAGKVERVVIAYKDRLSRVGFELFKRLFRKFNTEIVVVSEVGSEKLDSQEIIEEIISLLHCYSMKFYSKRKIQKIRKLLESEVFEDNSQEDRANTDKQEP from the coding sequence ATGAAAGCAAAAGAAGTTTTGGAATTATTAAAAATCTCAAGACCAACTCTAACTAAATACGTAAAAGAAGGCAGAATAAGAGTAACAGTTATGCCAAATGGATTTTATGATTATAACGAAGAAGACGTATACAAAATTTTTATGAAAGGTGTTGAAAGAAAAACATATATTTATGCAAGGGTTTCAACTCCAAAACAAAAGAGGGATTTAGAAAATCAAATTGAACTGTTAAAACAGTTTTGCTTTAGTAATGGCTATAAAATACATGGAGTATTTTCTGACATAGCAAGTGGAATTAGCTTTGAAAAAAGAAATGAATTTTTTAAAATGCTTGACGATATTCTTGCAGGTAAGGTAGAGAGGGTTGTTATAGCCTATAAAGATAGGTTGAGCAGAGTGGGATTTGAATTGTTTAAACGCTTATTTAGAAAATTTAACACTGAAATAGTTGTTGTATCGGAAGTTGGAAGTGAGAAGCTTGATTCTCAGGAAATAATTGAAGAAATTATAAGTTTGCTACACTGTTATAGCATGAAATTCTACAGCAAAAGAAAAATTCAAAAAATAAGAAAGCTTTTAGAAAGTGAGGTGTTTGAAGATAATAGTCAAGAGGACAGAGCAAATACAGATAAACAAGAACCATGA
- a CDS encoding Gfo/Idh/MocA family protein: MNKIKVAVLGCGNIAPVYLKNLKRFGIFDVVACADVDAEKAKSIASEFSVPQAVEPDKVYDLDVDIIVNLTPPQHHYEINKRVLESGKHLYSEKPLCSTLKEAKEILELAEKKNLKVGCAPDTFLGANIQTAKKLIEDGWIGRPFAANCFILYGGPEKWHPNPHFIFKKYLGPLFDVGPYCLTALVFLLGSVKKVSGMGMITYKERLITSEPHRGEKIEVEMPTYVTANLLFDTGVIGSVTVSYDVPATNLRGIEIYGTEGTLIVPDPNFFDLGSVYLKRHEDKEFTKMPTINLFNYDNLRGLGILDMALSIKLSTPLRASGRLSYHVLEILWAIYTSIQEGRFVDVESTAPQTSLLDMELLREVLCL; encoded by the coding sequence GTGAACAAAATAAAAGTTGCGGTGCTTGGCTGTGGCAACATTGCGCCAGTTTACCTTAAAAATCTCAAAAGGTTTGGGATATTTGACGTTGTTGCGTGCGCAGATGTGGACGCAGAAAAGGCAAAGAGCATAGCCTCAGAGTTTTCTGTGCCGCAGGCGGTAGAACCAGACAAAGTGTATGACCTTGATGTGGACATCATTGTAAACCTCACCCCGCCTCAGCACCACTATGAGATAAACAAAAGGGTTTTGGAGAGTGGAAAGCATCTTTACAGCGAAAAGCCTCTTTGCTCAACGCTTAAGGAGGCAAAAGAAATTCTGGAGTTAGCAGAAAAGAAAAACCTTAAAGTTGGATGTGCGCCTGATACATTCCTTGGTGCGAACATTCAGACAGCAAAAAAGCTCATTGAAGATGGATGGATAGGAAGACCTTTTGCTGCAAACTGTTTTATTCTCTACGGTGGACCTGAAAAATGGCATCCAAATCCACATTTTATTTTCAAAAAATACTTAGGACCGCTTTTTGACGTCGGGCCTTATTGTTTAACAGCTCTTGTGTTTTTACTTGGATCTGTCAAAAAAGTATCTGGTATGGGCATGATAACATACAAAGAAAGGCTTATAACTTCTGAGCCTCACAGGGGAGAAAAGATTGAGGTTGAGATGCCAACATATGTGACTGCAAACCTTCTTTTTGACACAGGTGTTATAGGAAGTGTCACTGTGTCTTACGATGTGCCGGCCACAAACCTGCGCGGGATAGAGATTTATGGGACAGAAGGTACATTGATTGTTCCGGATCCTAACTTTTTTGACCTTGGCAGTGTATACTTAAAAAGACACGAAGATAAGGAATTTACAAAGATGCCGACCATCAATCTGTTCAATTACGACAACCTGCGCGGGCTTGGGATACTTGACATGGCACTTTCAATAAAGCTCTCAACACCTCTTAGGGCATCGGGCAGGCTTTCTTATCATGTGCTGGAAATTCTGTGGGCGATCTACACTTCAATCCAAGAGGGGAGATTTGTTGATGTTGAGAGCACAGCGCCTCAGACGTCTCTTCTTGATATGGAGCTATTAAGGGAGGTTTTGTGTTTGTAA
- a CDS encoding nucleoside recognition domain-containing protein → MNIFWLVAIVSAILYQLLFGNVEKITEILFSAPQKAADIFLTILLSIMLWSGFLRVVQDSNLVDIFKKLLKPIFGALFETKNERALNFMLLNVVANMLGLGNAATPAGILAMQELSKEAKNSTASDDMILFVLINTCSIQLIPTTVILLRTKFSSSAPAAITFPTLFVSMASLFVGIILCKVLSKVWKQ, encoded by the coding sequence ATGAATATATTCTGGCTTGTTGCAATTGTATCTGCTATTTTGTACCAGCTTCTTTTTGGGAATGTAGAAAAAATTACAGAAATTCTGTTTTCGGCACCTCAAAAAGCAGCTGATATCTTCTTGACCATACTGCTTTCAATAATGCTCTGGTCAGGATTTTTGAGAGTTGTGCAGGATAGCAACCTTGTTGATATTTTCAAAAAACTTTTGAAACCCATTTTTGGAGCTTTATTTGAAACAAAAAACGAAAGGGCGCTAAATTTTATGCTTTTAAATGTTGTTGCTAACATGCTTGGGCTTGGTAATGCTGCAACACCGGCAGGTATACTTGCCATGCAAGAGCTTTCAAAAGAAGCCAAAAATTCTACAGCCTCTGACGACATGATTTTGTTTGTGCTGATAAACACCTGTTCAATTCAGCTAATTCCAACAACTGTGATACTTCTGAGAACCAAATTTTCATCATCAGCTCCAGCAGCCATCACCTTTCCCACACTTTTTGTTTCAATGGCAAGTCTTTTTGTGGGAATAATCCTGTGCAAGGTTTTGTCAAAGGTGTGGAAGCAATGA
- a CDS encoding response regulator transcription factor yields the protein MANILVVEDQQDLNQIITRFLKNEGFNVINSYTAKDALEKLNDTDLVILDIMLPDMEGYEVLKEASKKGIPTIILTSKSEEFDKLKGFELGAEDYITKPFSMLELIARVKVVLRRNRNFEESIKLLGGKVEIFPQRFKVIVDGEDVNLTHKEFELLLFLAKNKDLVKSRDEILEKVWGFDFIGETRTVDVHIKQLREKLKDYKFLIKTVWGVGYKLSEEKE from the coding sequence ATGGCAAATATCTTGGTTGTTGAAGACCAGCAGGATTTGAATCAAATAATAACAAGATTTCTTAAAAACGAAGGATTCAATGTTATAAACTCATACACTGCAAAAGATGCATTGGAAAAGTTGAACGATACTGACTTGGTAATTCTTGATATTATGCTGCCTGACATGGAAGGGTATGAGGTATTGAAAGAAGCCAGCAAGAAAGGCATTCCAACAATAATTTTGACCTCAAAGTCAGAAGAGTTTGATAAACTAAAAGGCTTTGAACTTGGGGCAGAGGACTATATCACAAAACCATTTTCTATGCTTGAGCTGATTGCACGCGTAAAGGTTGTTCTGAGGAGAAACAGGAATTTTGAAGAAAGTATAAAACTTTTAGGTGGCAAGGTAGAGATTTTCCCCCAGAGGTTTAAGGTGATAGTAGATGGTGAGGATGTGAACCTCACTCATAAAGAGTTTGAGCTTTTGCTTTTCTTGGCTAAAAACAAAGATTTGGTAAAGTCAAGAGATGAGATACTTGAAAAGGTTTGGGGTTTTGATTTCATTGGTGAGACCCGAACTGTGGACGTTCATATAAAACAATTGAGAGAAAAACTAAAAGACTACAAGTTTTTAATCAAGACAGTTTGGGGTGTGGGGTATAAACTTTCAGAAGAGAAAGAATAA
- a CDS encoding HAMP domain-containing sensor histidine kinase, which produces MKLFTKIALNFIGIIVFLVLSIYISNMLYLKYFLEDMIIDDLKKLSQDALENKLEGDLSAMKILILQGNTIVLEEGGLDLPYHMIMPVFNSTGVYEFSHPHLKVEYIAYVLKRGDFTSIAITTKPYYGYALNIISKNLIKISIIFILIGLLVSLLISRHISKRIIKISIATQKIAKGEDFELKDSSTDEVGDLARSINSLKNSLRLLERVRREFVANFVHDLKTPIAVIKGYCESTKYLDIDDKEKIKQNMDGIEKQCDYMQNLISNMVELSKISAGIIEKKIEEVDVNLIIKEACEQLKKLAELEDVEIIIKSLNSPKIKTDLNSFRRIINNLLQNAIENTKDKKVYIEAEREYVDIYNKTDLKEEELIFLFERYKSSKKGFGLGLSIVKELCKILDIKLETFIVGGYIHFKIWLK; this is translated from the coding sequence ATGAAACTTTTTACTAAAATAGCTTTAAACTTTATAGGAATAATAGTTTTTCTGGTTTTGAGCATATACATCTCAAATATGCTTTACCTTAAGTATTTTTTAGAGGATATGATTATTGATGATTTAAAAAAACTTTCCCAAGATGCGCTTGAAAACAAATTGGAAGGCGATTTGTCAGCGATGAAAATACTTATTTTACAAGGAAACACAATTGTGCTTGAAGAAGGCGGATTGGATCTTCCGTATCACATGATTATGCCTGTATTCAATTCGACAGGAGTTTATGAATTTTCTCATCCACATCTTAAAGTTGAATATATTGCATACGTGTTGAAAAGAGGGGATTTTACTTCTATTGCAATAACTACAAAACCATATTATGGATATGCATTGAATATAATATCAAAAAATCTAATTAAAATTAGCATTATTTTTATTTTAATTGGGCTTTTAGTGTCACTTTTGATTTCACGGCATATATCAAAGCGTATAATAAAGATTTCAATAGCTACGCAAAAGATTGCTAAAGGCGAGGACTTTGAACTTAAAGACAGCTCAACAGATGAGGTTGGAGACCTTGCAAGGTCTATCAATAGCCTAAAAAATTCGTTGAGGCTTCTTGAGAGGGTAAGGAGAGAATTTGTTGCTAATTTTGTTCATGATTTAAAAACACCAATTGCTGTTATAAAAGGCTATTGTGAGAGCACAAAATATTTGGATATTGATGATAAAGAAAAGATTAAACAGAATATGGATGGAATTGAAAAACAATGTGATTATATGCAAAACCTAATTTCTAATATGGTTGAGCTTTCAAAGATTTCAGCGGGGATAATTGAGAAAAAGATTGAGGAAGTTGATGTGAACTTGATAATCAAGGAAGCATGCGAACAGCTCAAAAAACTTGCTGAGCTTGAAGACGTTGAGATTATTATCAAAAGCTTAAATTCACCAAAGATAAAGACTGACTTAAATTCATTTAGAAGAATAATAAACAACCTTCTGCAAAATGCCATTGAAAATACAAAAGATAAAAAGGTATATATTGAGGCTGAGAGGGAGTATGTGGATATCTACAATAAGACAGACCTCAAAGAAGAGGAACTCATTTTTCTATTTGAAAGATACAAATCAAGCAAGAAAGGTTTTGGGCTGGGGCTGTCTATCGTGAAAGAACTCTGCAAGATTTTGGATATAAAACTTGAGACGTTTATAGTGGGTGGATATATTCATTTTAAAATATGGTTGAAATAA
- a CDS encoding DUF2680 domain-containing protein produces MKILKSILGIGLVLALVLTFTFVFAKGLQPGSAQKTKSAAAGWQQNTGYGYGFMPHTNMQELVAKALGLSVDELVQKIQNGQTINDILKEKKLTVDEFKKKLYDLRAAEIDKLLKDGKITKDQAEFLKKHFQANIQYCIDNILDWSNNGFGGMMGFGHGGGMMGFGHGNMMGAGFSGMMGY; encoded by the coding sequence ATGAAAATCCTAAAATCAATTTTAGGCATTGGTTTAGTCTTAGCACTTGTCCTGACGTTTACATTTGTATTTGCGAAAGGACTTCAACCAGGTTCTGCTCAGAAGACAAAAAGTGCTGCAGCAGGATGGCAACAAAATACAGGTTATGGATATGGCTTTATGCCGCACACAAACATGCAAGAACTTGTTGCAAAAGCGCTGGGTCTTTCGGTTGATGAGCTTGTCCAAAAAATACAAAATGGTCAAACTATAAACGACATTTTAAAAGAAAAGAAATTAACAGTTGATGAGTTTAAAAAGAAGCTGTATGATTTAAGAGCTGCTGAAATTGACAAACTTTTGAAAGATGGAAAAATAACAAAAGATCAGGCTGAGTTTTTGAAGAAGCATTTTCAGGCAAACATTCAATACTGCATTGATAACATTTTAGATTGGTCAAACAACGGTTTTGGTGGAATGATGGGTTTTGGACATGGCGGCGGCATGATGGGTTTTGGACATGGCAACATGATGGGTGCTGGTTTTAGCGGTATGATGGGATACTAA
- a CDS encoding DUF6385 domain-containing protein: MPNYSVFTNKPEELKVQMFGSDLSTPIAVNNDGKIFIKSVEDTVNITGTITATDLDIRNLINTQDSVQIYGTDGTTNKPILTDTDGKIVISSTGVLSVQATDLDIRNLNNTQDNILIYGLSDSGNTAISTTATGDININHNGRKFFELSLLNVTTGDDYQYTDFIDVSNYSTYSFYVKNTGTTNAADIVLQISPTTNAGDTIDLLLLASLPAGDKDVLVPNKFLRYIRLGYKSTVSLLPTTLDIYFQAHV, from the coding sequence ATGCCTAATTATTCGGTATTTACCAATAAGCCTGAAGAACTAAAGGTACAGATGTTTGGCTCAGATTTAAGTACACCAATTGCTGTGAATAATGACGGAAAGATATTCATAAAGTCAGTTGAAGATACTGTTAATATAACAGGAACAATTACAGCTACAGATTTAGATATTAGAAATTTGATCAATACTCAGGATAGTGTACAGATATACGGAACAGATGGCACAACAAATAAACCCATTCTCACTGATACAGATGGTAAAATAGTGATAAGCTCAACGGGGGTATTATCAGTTCAAGCAACAGACCTTGATATCCGCAATCTGAATAATACCCAAGATAACATTCTAATATATGGTCTGAGCGATTCAGGAAATACTGCGATTTCAACAACAGCAACTGGGGATATTAATATCAATCATAACGGGAGAAAATTTTTTGAATTATCATTGTTGAATGTTACGACTGGGGATGATTACCAGTACACTGACTTTATTGATGTATCAAATTATAGCACGTATTCGTTCTATGTAAAGAATACTGGAACAACAAATGCAGCCGATATAGTGCTTCAAATAAGTCCAACAACTAATGCAGGTGATACTATAGACCTTTTATTGTTAGCTTCATTACCTGCAGGAGATAAAGATGTTTTAGTTCCAAATAAATTTTTACGTTATATTCGTTTGGGCTATAAAAGCACAGTATCTTTATTGCCAACTACTCTTGATATATACTTCCAAGCTCATGTATAA